The sequence TTCATTCGATATATTTTCACTACATTGGGTATTTATATTGTCAATTGCGATCGATCGGTTACACATGCGCGatgtaaacattattaatttcagtttttatcataatcttttagtaataatttaaaaataataacaatatacatatgcaTTTACATtacatgatacattttaaaaactctttatttttttaaatcgaagtTTTTTCCTAAAACCTTGATCAATCGAAAAAATGACATTCCTTGAATTTCGACTTATTGTGGTTCTACTGTAAATCTATACAATAAGAAGCCTCGCATATCATTTTTACATTACAAATTCCTGATTTCATCgctcaagtatataatatatttttaattgtacctataagttatataaaatgacaaaaccaaaaaaaatcgaaaaatgagTTTTTGTgtcaaacaataactattatacgATGACATTTTAGgactaaaaaaaagtattatgttTGGACAACTCGTTACACTAGTTTGACGCcatctatatacataatatgtaataaatctatatacttaaatattgttcATTGCATTGGTGCAGTCCTGTGCGGCCGTCCCGTGTGGCTGACCGACGGCGATACGCTGTACTTGAGATGGCAGAGCGGGCTGGGCCTGTTGAACCGTTGCTCCGTGGTGCTGCCCAACGGCACAGAGACAACCCTGTCCGACGCGGCTGCCGCAGTCGCCACCGCTAATCTCACGTACGTGGGCGACGGTTATCAGTCCGGGCAATGCGGTCTAAGGGCCGTAAGTGTGATGCCCGGCGTCGGCAATTGGACGCTAACGGCGTCGTCAGTGGACGGGCGATACAATCGGGACACGAGTCGCGTCACGTGCATCGGTAAACGcgctcaatatttatttattttacctaattGATAATTGCGTAATTAGTGTAAACGTATTgccagtatattatttaaacatatagtttaaataatggaTAGGTTATCGAACTCTTCGAATTTCTTGAAATTCGAACTGTTTAAAATTTGGAGAAATTTTGAATTCAAACATATAGTCCAagcaaaatcatattaaaaacgatTCAGTTTGCAAGGCCGTcaaacagtaaatatatacgtaatattaaaaaatgtaggttttaaatcagttttatttatatttttaactaaatatttacaatccaTGTTAAAGGCTTTaactatgtacttatatataataagtatttttgataaaaaatatgtacaaaaaaaacaaaagttttatttaaaataatacaaatacaaatatcagTAATAAATAGTTACAGAAAAAATGACAGATAGGAAAGCCACCCAATGATAGAAACTACTATACTATAGTACAGTACTAACAGAAGTTATTTAGGTTAATTTTTTAAGGTATTATTATAGCACTATTAGTTCTCTATAAACGTCAAACTAAAAGTGTTATTGTtgagattttaattaaattaatatattagggTGAAAATGAAGTTGTGTATTTACTtaggttattattaattgatcttTTGATCTCTATCGAAATCTAGAAATAGTACatttaactaaatacatttttagtatatttacaaaataaaatacattttaaatctatggaataaaaaaaattaagtcaacgtaaaataaaaataaaaatgtaattttattaaacgtaTAAAAGTTTTAACGTGGTGATTTacgacataaattaaatatgtaggtaacGTTTTTCAGCAAAGCAAATAAATTtggttaaaagtttaaaaccgTTCATTTGATCATTTACTCGtaccttaataaattataatgtgtacacaAGCAAAGACGCAAATAGAACTATACACAaacatacataggtacctacttgaaaAGTAATCGTATTTATGCTTTAttcttatttacttaaaaatttataatatactatagctaCATTGCCGAGTTATAGGTCGTATTTTTCCTGTACAACCAGATTTCTCACAATTTTCAAACTCTTATTTTTACTCTTTAGGGGTtgaattttcaaacaatttatcaaaaattacttCTTAACGAATTCCTACGAATAGCTATCTGCATGTATGCCGTATTCAGCCCGATCCGTCCAATAATCAGTCACGTTTCCCTtttgtatatagattatattatacacgacgtgtgcgaaataattaatcaaataattgtaGCTGTTCTACGACTTCTACGATGTCTTTAATATTAAACCACAACCACACGTCTATAACTGTCTGCCACACTAACTGACAATTGTAAACCGTATGTCTGTACACATAGTAATATAATGACAACATTATTTCCAGTACAAATCGAACATATATATAGGATATAATTGCCAAGAAACGGATTTACAAGCATTTACTCGTTTAATCGTTTTTATGAAATGACATCTACCAAGTAAAATCTATAACAGCGTTTTTCAACTGTGGGTTGCAAGTCAATTTTTGGTGGGTCGTgaaaatggttttaattatacatagatTCTAAggtatttatgttattgtatactgtatgaatataaactttataaattataagatgttATCAGCCACAGCAAGAAAAGCAAGCACACGCTTTGCATACgcctcattattaaaaataaatatgtaaaattatataaactataaatcaatagactttatagtataaagtaataagtaataaaagtaacaaacaaattttgattttttaatattacttattgatCCTGTAATAGTGAAACCACGTGGGCCGCGATAGATTTTCACGGAAAAATTTGGGTCGTGgtcctaaaaaatttaaaaaccactgatctatagcatattatacaaaacttgAATCTTTTTCGTGTGTGTATttgtatgtacaataaaaaatagcgtgatttaaaacttttgttttatgCATAGAAAACATTCAAACTTTTTGAGATTGCTTGACTgcctaattatattatgtcttaatttatattttattgtgtttgtattgcgttgatatataaataattttttcatttctaataattttttcctAACATAATTTTCGAACAAAAAatgatagttaattaattaatttaaaatgttgtcttATGAATGGTTCTTTACTTCGTGATTCATGTCCTTTTTTCTCTTTGTCATAAAATTTGCTTATTGTTCTTTACGCATGAActatatgcaataataaaaaaaaatgtgttcaaaatttagttaattaatttgaaattcacgtcatttaaaaaaataatatatatgttatcttcaatgttttttattttattctatttttaatcagtaattacaataagtatcttcctattttataattggtatttCAGTggcgtataatacataaatgacGTATTAGGGGATTTGTAGGAGATACCTAATCTATATATAGGTTCAAAAATTAGCCATTTTAAAGATGTACGTGTTTTAAAGTATgctaaaaaaaaggtcattgATGTATGAAAAAATAGCCCCTCAAATTCACATCTCAGCTATCATGCACgcttaaaaatgcaataactCTATATTGCAATTATGACAGTAACCAGTGGCGTGGTTAACTTGCAATTTTTCAAAGGCAAGTCTAGTATTCCACCCCCTCCCCTACTTAAAACCCAATGAAGCGGCTTTTAttactatcatatttttaataacttattattcaaattaaatatcatcTATCCGCTTTATGACTATAAGTCAATAACATCATGTGCTATAagattactaaaataatgaaCCTCGCTCACTCGCTGTAAGAGACAGGCCAATCTAGACACCTCCTTCTCCtactttaatttactataaccaaattataaattttttttaatattatttcacgtgTATTTCACTGCATACACCATTTTTAGAATTTAGGATTTTTAGCTACTTACTTATTTCGTTTGGTATTTGATAAGTTTTCAGGATTTTATCGATGTTCTTAcacaaattgtaaaattgtataactataattttaatttttttcgtgttattaattttatttagaacactatttgtttgtattttttttttttaatattcctaCAGgggttattcaattttatttttatcgtgaaGCTATAGAAATAAATCTCTTACATCCCGGAGGTGGaaaattgcaaatttaattatttttataacattatttggaACACTACTGAttgaatgaaattaaatttgtttgttagttttaaaaattgtggtGATGTTATTACggaatttattaaacaaataaaaaattccacAGAGGATATAACACCGTCAACCCACTGATCCTTCTACACAACCCTGAAATAggttacttttatattaatcatgAAATTATCgaaatgttcaatattatttatattcaaactCATTAGCATTCATCGGTCGAACGTTTTATGTTtctattttgtcatttttattgcCTATTTCTGAATGCTGACATaagcttaattattatattacgaagGATAAATCCCAACCCAAAAATTCCAAGTGGTCGCTCCCAATAAGTTTAGTTATATCTTTGTTCCACCGACGTGCATTATGCGTCGATgcgattataatattctataaacaatgaaatattatgaCCGTCCACGTACACAAATAATCTATATAGTatgcataataatgtaatatcgaCGCTGTTTACGTTGGTATATAATTACTCAACTCGGGTACTACATAACCACAAGCCATACGTAATATGCTATGTGGGAGTATGATgcgatcgatataatattaagtacgtACTGTACAAAATATGTCTAGTGCAGTAGTGCGTCTATTTtggcgtattataatttatagacataTGTACTACGgatgtatgatgtatttattattaaaactataatattatgtttccttGTTGGTGTGTTGATTGCACGACTGGAGGTGAAAGAAttctaaatgtatatacattggTAACGTTATCGCATTATTGATTTGCTGTTCTGATAAAACAGTGCAAGTGATTGAtggcataaataaatattatttactgacTGGTTGTGATAGCAATATATCGGTCGGAATACATACGCTGttctattttttatgattatatagtaCTATGCAGGTAtcgttgaaaatgtattttggaAATATTGAATGAGAAACTTTTTATTCGTTGAAAAATGATTATACATTCATGTCgatgttaatatttgtattaccgCATCTGTATGAATTCTTTAGCAATTggcacacattttattatttaatattttaagcaagCTTGTTTAAATCAACCAATGTATCGGTGCCGAACTCGAGTAATTAATGAAACTAAAGTATActtgaaaactttaaaaatcgattatacttaatgtgttatgtatattattcaccTAGTATGATCTTCCccactttttattaaataaaaaatttattaaaattctgacttttgaagtttttaagtatacttgaaGTCTTGTAGATCATATtactttcaattatttagatttttaatataacttaaggAGTATTATGTGacgatacaaatttattttttcaaatgagaactccttttaactgtaaattatttaacggatattatgtatcaaaattaaaattcaataattaagtcacttttgagttattaaaatgtgtacctATTACTGAGGATAACAATTCATCTTTAAaggtgattttattaaaaatataaaataccatctaagtgattcatttaaaaaaaaaagacatagattatttcaaaaacacataaggttaggttaataatatgagttataacttaaagtatttaaaatttagataaatgaAGTGGAGTGATACCTCGTCTATGTTGGTTGAAAACGTATGCTGCAATTTTAAAaagtggaaaaattaaaaatgtataacaataaatagttaataaaaaatataattttttccaaaaatgtttaaatataaaattatgtaaaagatattttcaaaaatgtttctataatatttggtgttaagttaaatgtatcactccgcatattatgtaatattatatctatagtatttattatgatacTCAACAGTTTTACTTTTACGAAATATGaaatgttgatagattaatattaattatgtataaatactataattagtataattttcaaatcatcatTGCCACATAATTTCCAAACCTGTTGACGTGGGAATTGATATCCTTagtacacaatattaaattattcaaaaactacttgttcaaatttcgatttaaaTTAATCGTATAACTTGGTTTTAGATTAAATTACACTGTAAGAACACGCTTGGTAAATCATCCTTTATTACTGATGGTGACCAAACGGCTAATATGATTCTCCATTCTccttgattaattaaatatgaaaacaatacTAAAATCCTATGTCACATTCTATATTCCTACATACCTAATAAGTGtagatattattacctatacattcaAATGAAAATGGATTATTCGTAACTGTTGCAACAAACATGGGATATAGGAAACGCTGTAAAGGCATTATTATAGATACACAAAAGCTAAAAAGCACTCATGTAGATAAAGTAAACTAACgcagtataaaatacaatattgaagTAATTCTGtgaacagtatattattatttaaccagATATAcacacaatactataatatattacctatacgtcattatatataatataggtatagtataaacctattgattaaataatatttgattgccaATTTAAACTAGCTTGTCGGTGTTACGCAATAGTTGTACTCAGAAAATCTGATATATACTTTTAGTACACATTgtcatacttatttttattcaaacttcaAAGCAATCATTTTATCTTGGAccagataaaattatatgaaatgtaaagaatttttaatattagttttaatttttttacaactttGAAGTTTGAAGCAGAAACGTTGATAGTGCAAGTGATGCAACCAGGATTTGTCAAAGGTAGAGGAATATCAATTATCATGTTGTTTGCCAAAAATGGACACATTTTTCGTAGCACAATACACAACTAAATACAACATTGGTATATACGGTTTacctaatattgtatacaaattattaatatggccAAAAACTAAACTTCttacatatatacctaatatatatattataaatttacaacctATCTAGTTCGACATAATTTGAATTTGCATGTgtcaattcataataattgcaGTGAGAGCATTCAAAAGTTGtctttgttaatataattttcaaacgcATCAAatgaagtatttatttattatattatgactacaATAACCGTAGCTCATcgttagtaggtataatatataattatacaaattgtataatattcaaaaataaaacgaaaatcaCCAACGAATCCtcaatccttttttttttattacgaagaCCCGGCTCATTGAATATCATCATAATGTACCTTATgccttattatacctataatctatttaCTATGAAAATCTATTAAATCGTAGTGTATAATGCTGCATGATTCGGCTATTTGGACTTTGATCAATTATTAACGagagtatttaataatacattcgtGGTGTgatgaacacaatattatatacaacatatttttaaatatatttgtttacttcTTTGAACCGTCGCCAAAAATCGCAtggttgttaaatattttttaagtacctacttatacagtggtacttacaataattaaataatatcaaccgACTTGTCATTGGAACATTTGACATTATAAATTTTCacttcttataatttaatttgttaattcatttatacataataccctCCTACTCGCTTATCTCGTACATTATAACAATCTTGGTATTAAAAACtacatagttattacttattaaacaaatattaaaacctcTGTATCCTGTATGTGTTAAACAGTAACTCTACTATTAATGGACAACATAATCATTCCTTGTTTTTAGAACTTTCAATAATTagaatgaatttattcaaattattatttttaaacatacttaaagactgtattttaaagtttcttgatttttttatactattattttaaataatgtcctGTGGTGATgattttacaacaatataaaatagatgtaataatattggatctaatatttattttattctaattgtatcatttttgcaaaataaattataaatgttgacagatataattactaatataagtaatatgttcAAGTCACCATCATATCCCtcatattttctaaatacattATCATATGGACCTATTATTCTTAGACTTTCGTACATAGCTAAATAACTCAACAACTACTCGTTCGCATTTCGATTTTgatacgtcaacattttcaaaaaacttatccatcaattaatttttagttgaagaacccccccccccctggtTAGGTTCTCtttgaaaaatagaaatgtATATCTCCCCATAATACTTCGAAGTacgtaatattacaaaaaattgtaaatatgacctttaaatatattttaaaataaattcattattaaatgaaaaaatggaGTGAGCATACTAAAACATTTTTCCAACAAGggctattttataaaactaatttttaaaaatgaatagggaCTATAGTTCCTACTCCTACATGAATAATGATTACGTACAATTCAAACAAACTCCGTGTTTGTTATGCCAATATTGTAACTTATAGCCAACCGATacctttgttttaatataatataatgataattaatattacagtaataatcAATAAACTTCGCAATTCccatttatgattataaataatagtgtaaaCAATCAGCAGCTAATTGAAATAGCTAATCATAAGCTCTGGTTCAGCTTTTGAATTGAATCCTACTTTCAGAAAGACCATCAAAGCTAATCGTTGTCATCATTATCAATATGTACGTATTTTCTGTTTTACTATCGTCTCAATCGAATTGTGATACAATTAACTTATTTCCTCCACATCCATATCAACTACCACACCTACCGCCAATCCCCCccctaaaacaatattaacactttatggaatagaatattataatgttttaatgtttaccaaattataacacataataatataataaatatttctttcaatattattatttcatgtcaGTCAAAACACGCGCAGTTTATTTGTATGTGTATTTACAGCGAAACAATGGCCCAAGTCGACGACAATCCGCGTGCCCGTTGGTAGCGCGGTGAACGTGACATGTGGACCACCGAAAGCATTTTACTGCCGCATGTCGGGCCCGTCCGGCGAAGTGTCCAGGCACAAGGGCCAGTGTTGGGTATACGTCAAGTCTGTCGGATCGCACCACCAGGACATGTGGACCTGCTGGTCGGTTACAGCTGAGTCCGCGGCTGAAGTTCAGTACACCCTTCGCTTACACGCTTACCGAGGtgaacaacaacaataataactaccGTTAAACGTTATTTTATTCGCTTTCTTCTTGTCTCGTTCCTCCAACAACTTTTCCGTTTTCCTACACGGTGTGGGTaagttgattattttaattttttttttactttcgtcATTAAGTGTAATAgtattacttatttgttataatataaccttATAGGACATAATCACATATAtagatatcttatatattattaaatcttgcTTTAGAAACTCCatagtgtatatagtatagtaaaattaattactaataggttcccattaatataaatacatacatattatatggtctTTATTATAACCCAGTGATGCCCAACCTTTTTTGTTCGGCGTGTCACCTTGGTAAACAATCATCTCCGAGCGGGCCACCAAATATAAAAGTACCTTCAATGATCAGTATAATATCAACAAATGAAAAACactgatttataaatttgtgacgGGCCACACAGAATACCTTTGCGGTTAGGTAAATATAACCCCTCTGGCCTTATTCATCCCCTCATTACCCTAGTGAACATCACTGCACGGAATGTTATGTTGAGAGTTCGGGATTTCTTGCATTTGCGTGTTTTTTATAGTGGACTTAGATTGTTCTAGGtgagttataaatttgttttataaaatggcgaaactaaatactaagtttaaatttgcatatttttgtatattttgtcatattttagGGAAAATGCATATTTGAGAAATTTTTAGCATATTTGtgcatattatgcattatttaaatttgtatttaagtaaaactatcgagaaaaattataattggaaaacattcaaaaacatttttttaaataaattaagatcgTAGTCTATCGTATCTGACTCGTACTTTTACTCGTCAGTCATCTGTTTACGATAGTTTTTTTTGTGGCTTGAGAATCAACCTTTTTATCGATAATATcgacaattgtataatatatatgtaccagtttttttataaattataaatttcttttttttcacgatttttgttgtatatctacctaatttttaaatttttatttttataattataatatgcagtggCGTATctgggaaaaaatctagggggggcaatgtataatgaatgtaatatatttattattatcaaaaccctgaCACCCCTCCCCCCGcccggttaaaatatatacctttagctttcaaaaaattgttaggGGGGACAAGTGCCCCTCTTTCCCCCCCCcacaattacgccactgatAATATGCTTTATgcgttttcaaaaacaaaataaaaaattagctgcatatttttaaacatattttgatgattttcactgcatatttcaatatttttaagtgcAACAAGTCCCGAACCCTAGTTATATTGTTAACCCTTAATAAATACACGAACACGTCTTAGACCACGAGTCTTGCGAACTGtccgtgttttttttctttggtCACTACATACAGCCATCCTCCTCATGTCTAGAGGGTGCAATAACAGAAGTCGGATACGACGAAACACCGTCCGAAGTGCGGGTATTCTGCAACGTCCACGACAGTAACTCCACTGAAGTCAGCAGCGGAAATAGCAATGCTGTTGGTCAGGATGATAACTTTCGGTCCAAATACTGCAGGCTTACGTTACCACGAGACACGAAGATCCTGTCACTGGCGTACGGTAGAGGCACTAGCCGGTACTCGTATCACGGTGCAGCGGACAACGATTGTGGTGTGTCGTTCGCAAAACCGTTGAAACGATCCGAAATTGGCCGATGGAAGTGTATGAACGGTATGTCCGACGATCGAGTTTACGGCggattcgtcgtcgtcgtaccgCCCAACAATACGAAAGGTATGTGACTGACGGCGGTGATgacgaaaatacattttattacaatgcgactcaatatataatatataacatgaaAATGTCCTATTATTctgattttcttttaaaaataaactttgaaacaatacaaattaaataaatgtatagtataaaataatagttttctataatatacataattatttatttgttgcaAAATTGTTCTAACTCATTCGTGGCATTAAACCAGAGCCACAGCTATAAGCCTATAacgataaaacattttataatatttcctgGTCGTTTTGCATTCGGCAGGTATACCACCGCTCACGGTGACAGCCAGCAAGTCTGTGATGGTGCCAAAAGGCAACACGTTTCACGTGGAGTGCAGTGTACATTCAGAAATCGACTATTGCTGGTTGCGGCATCCCAACGGCACTGCTATCCCGGTCACAGTTCCAGACAGAACTTTAGACGACGACCGGAATAGGATCGGAACTAGGTACCGGTACACGGGCGAAGGGTTGTCATTCGGCCAATGTTACGTGGCGATCAGTGACGCCTCCACATCGGACACGGGTGCTTGGCTTTGCGCTTTAGGTCTGCGCGACGACCGCCGTGAAATGTACGGTACGGTGGACATTACGGTTTCCGGTAGgtgtatgttatgtatataaataggtgtataaatatataatactagttGATCTTGCATagcattattatctataaaaaaatgaattcccGTAGATTCATATCTTCTAGAACTTTGTTGAATGTAAGCTGTATaaatttttaacacaattatatttAGGTAGTTTTGACCAAATCTAAAATACAAGTCTTTAATGATGTATATCTATTAATGGTATAGGTGAAAAtggtacaattataataactgttttattttacgTAACCAATGCATTAGGTACCAGTCCAATTAGTAGGATAGTACAGTAGGGGAAATATCCATTTACTGATTACTAAGGAAACACCTGTTTGCGCAGAGTCGGTGATTGCGGCCCGCCAAGAAGAACTATACGCGACCGAGGGCAGCCGGGTGACGTTGGGATGCGACACGGTCGAAAAGCAACCTATAGCCTACTGCCGGTTTCTCACGCCACGTCTATTCGGATTCGCCGTAGACGAGAAATCGGACGCACAGCCACCGCCTCGATACGCATACTCTGGCCAAGGACTGACGGCAGGCCACTGCGGTTTGTCCATCGACCGCGTGGACGATTCCGACTACGGAAACTGGACATGCGCCGTGAAAATCCTCGATTCTACCGGATCTGAAGAAGTCAGTACGACCGTCCTATTGCGAAAACCCgaaggtattatattaaatcacataaaataatgaCACGCATACAAATGAACCGGCAAGAATGTTATGCTAGCCGTGTGGCTGTGTGTTGGGTCAACTTTTATAGACAACAAATcacattttcaataatgtaataataataagagaacTCCAGtagcgtttttattttttttcgatatcaCTTTATTACCAAGgacattatttaacataaaaataacgaatTGCAAAACGATAATAACTTTTCTtcgtattaaaaacaaaacgtaaaatagataggtattatattgttttttgttttttttgttaggAAACAGGAATATTAGGTATAGGATTGATGGTACATTTATATAGACCCGCCAAGACCGCGAGTggtaaatgtaaaattgtattttacttacACGACACAGACACACAGTTTCTAACGAACATTTTACTTAACGCATCGGcacgtgtttatattatatatcgtatgtGTATATCTGTGTTCTTTCACAGGATTTACGATGATCCAGATCATCGGCATCGTGTTATGCGGCACTATGATATCCATCATGTCGCTGTTCTTTGCCAATCATCTCATCACCAATCCGTCGGCAAAGACTaggaaaaaaatcgaaaaattagaAATGCAGCTCGAAGCGGGCGAACAAGGCGCAAGTCACAGAATCGGCGCCAGACGCGCACAGAATAGCACGCGGGTGATCAGGACTCAGCCGGGTCGGAGCAAACAGGGGTCCGTACCTCGGAGAATATGACCGCTGCGCTCGATTATTTTATTCGCTACGATTAATAACATTTCTGGTAGGTATTTGTAAAGTTGTAACACGAGATCTTTACTGCAGCCCTCAACACTAGTTCGATTCCACATTTCCACTCG is a genomic window of Rhopalosiphum padi isolate XX-2018 chromosome 4, ASM2088224v1, whole genome shotgun sequence containing:
- the LOC132929361 gene encoding uncharacterized protein LOC132929361 — translated: MSVGQMDVAAAQVALRVLLLLSSSPATVVRVLCGRPVWLTDGDTLYLRWQSGLGLLNRCSVVLPNGTETTLSDAAAAVATANLTYVGDGYQSGQCGLRAVSVMPGVGNWTLTASSVDGRYNRDTSRVTCIAKQWPKSTTIRVPVGSAVNVTCGPPKAFYCRMSGPSGEVSRHKGQCWVYVKSVGSHHQDMWTCWSVTAESAAEVQYTLRLHAYREGAITEVGYDETPSEVRVFCNVHDSNSTEVSSGNSNAVGQDDNFRSKYCRLTLPRDTKILSLAYGRGTSRYSYHGAADNDCGVSFAKPLKRSEIGRWKCMNGMSDDRVYGGFVVVVPPNNTKGIPPLTVTASKSVMVPKGNTFHVECSVHSEIDYCWLRHPNGTAIPVTVPDRTLDDDRNRIGTRYRYTGEGLSFGQCYVAISDASTSDTGAWLCALGLRDDRREMYGTVDITVSESVIAARQEELYATEGSRVTLGCDTVEKQPIAYCRFLTPRLFGFAVDEKSDAQPPPRYAYSGQGLTAGHCGLSIDRVDDSDYGNWTCAVKILDSTGSEEVSTTVLLRKPEGFTMIQIIGIVLCGTMISIMSLFFANHLITNPSAKTRKKIEKLEMQLEAGEQGASHRIGARRAQNSTRVIRTQPGRSKQGSVPRRI